Part of the Triticum aestivum cultivar Chinese Spring chromosome 4D, IWGSC CS RefSeq v2.1, whole genome shotgun sequence genome is shown below.
AATTTACTTTCACTCTTAATTGATTTGATATCCTTCAAATATTTGTTTGACCTATAATTGGAAACATTAGTATTGGTATTCTGCTGGTGTTCACTTAATAACGTATGAACTGTAATGATTCAGTCTTCTCTTCCCATATTTTGTATATTGCAATCGCCTCTTGTAGTTAACTGAGGAAGTTTGTATACATGCTCAGATTTTAATCATACCTGACCATCATATTGTTGGTTGTTTGTACTTCATATGGTTTGGTTTATGAGTTACGGAATTTATGTAACCTTTTGAAATGTCAAACAACAAGAACCATATAAAAAACAGTGTGTCCATCATATTGTGTGTGCCGAGTTTATGTTCTAATGCGAGTAAGTTACAATGGCATGACTCATGATTGACTTTGTTTTTTAAACTAAACTGACACTGAGTCTAAATAACCTCCTCATACGGAATAGTGAGGtgattttattttatgtttggaaTAAGTATCTTTTTGCTCCTTGGTTTGGTATATTTTTATGTGGAATTTTCAAATGAATGTGAATAATCTCGTAACTTGATTTTCTCGATCTTGGTAGTTCAGTTTTGAATTGAGGATCTGGGTGAATTATGATAATTTGTTTCTACTGCATTAAGCTTATGCTGGGTTTTGAATATGAGAATACATTTCATTTCTTGAGAGCACCGGCCTGAAGTTGTGTACACAATTCTACGATACAAATGAACCTGTCAGAGGAAACAATACTGTATTACTTAGTTACTTTCCTTCAAAGGACTTGTTGTTAACTGACGATATTTGATTTTTATTCTCACTACATGAAAATCTTGCTTGATTTTTGTTACTTCTCATTATTAATACTATGTTGCATTCACAGTGGAAATTCCCCTAGTATCTGTTGGTGATGATGGTAGAGTGTTTACTGTTGGAGGCAATGAAGGCAAAACCAAATATGAATTGGTAAACAGAGAAAAGAGGAAGCTTACTCTTGGTGACATTCCATTTCCTCTCACATGTGCACTTCACAAGGATAGTATTCTAGCGGACCCAACTGCTGAAGAGGAATCAATAATAGAGACCTCTGTGACAGTTGTTCTAGATTCTTCCGGACGCTTAGTGTCAATACAGAAACCTGGAGGTGGAGTGACGTCCATGGCAACAATTAAGGTTTGATTTCCAATCCCTTTCCCCATATATATAAAAATGAAAATATGGTTTATTTCCTGATGTATTAGTAATTTAGTATCCATCCAAGTATGACAACAATTTTAGCTGATTGGTATTGGTTTTATTTTATCACGATAACTTAATGGATGGAAGGTTCACAGTGGATGTAATGGAAGAGCTAATGATCTTTTATTTGCGCAGGCGTGCATTGGCTTGGCAAAAGAAAGAGGACAAAAGTTGAAGGAAATACTCACGGACTCCGTTGAAGCAATGGAAGTCGACCAAGCTGAATAAGTCTGTGCAAATAGTTCTAATTCAGTGGTTGTACTGCCACTGGTAGTGACATAGAAATTTTGTTGCTTTTAACTGTGGGTGCTATTTTTCTAGTGATGAACGCGAAGATATAACATTCTGTACCCTGCATATGACTTTTCGTTAGTGGCGCCGTAATTTTTGTTTGAGAACGTTCTTGATATTTATTTTCCCAGTAGCTCCTCTAGAGAGTCTAGACGTCGTTTCTGTATTTGTGTGCACCCATTGTTCAGTGGTGGTTATCTATGGTTTTGTATTTTTCGTTTTGATTTATTGGTAGTCTAATAATTTTGCTCAAGGAATGTCAATCTACTTCATTTCAGTGAAAACATGGGGAAAATGTTTTAGAGTCAGAAAGTACTTTAGCCTTTTGTTGTAGAACTCCCGAGGCTTCAGAAATACTAGTACTGTATCCGATTCATATTACTTTGTCGCTTAAACAGATGTATCTATTTCAGTGCTATATATattcatttgagcgacaagtaatatggatcgagGGAGTAATTGTTTTTCCTATGTCACATGAATAACTAAGAGAATATAACTATTCCCTTGTTCACCCTATTTATGGTTGGTTCTGAAAAGAGTCTGCTAGGTTCTACATTTTCGACCATTTGGAGCGATCATGTGCTTCCGGGTTCACTGACGAAAGCACTTTGGCTGACATTGACACCGAGAGACGAAAATGAGTTTAGAGACCCCAATAGTCCTAGCCGTAAAAGATGGATACATGTACCCGGGCAGTGCTGTAGCTTTATGTCAAACTTTTGTACCCGCACCAAAAGAGAACTACACAGAAGCAGAAGCATGATACATGTTGAGTGCCGACTACATTGATCAAACACATCATCCGAGAATTATCGATGTAACAACACTTGATATTTGACCCATGTTTATTCTTGGAATGGCATACACCTTGCGATCGATAACTACCAAGAACACGCAGTCACGAGAAAGCCTTGGATCACAAGTGAAGGCGACTCAATGAAATACAATCATCCACGAAACCTGTCTACTAGGTTCTACAAGTAAACCAGAAATTCCACTGGAACAGCGGGGGAGTCGCCAAATCCATCAAGCAGCCTTCTTTTtcttcgatttcagcatcacaagaCCGATGAATATACTTAAGAACGAAAGTAGCACCACACCGGCAAACACAGGGATGAAGATGGCGTATTCTTGAGGTAGAAAGTATTGGTGGACAAAATGGTCATCGTCAACAAATGGCTAGTTGGGAAAAGAGAAACAAAATCACCATCGATACATTAACACAGAAACATATAGAAATGAAGCATGTAATGCCCAGAAGTTACTAACCAAGATTATGACCCAGAAAGTGTAGTAGGTAAAGATGGATAAACTCGTCATGGTCAACACAAGGCCGACCGCCTTGTCTCCCATTTCCATTTCTTCAGAATTTGTAGGAACCTACTCTTGATTTGAGATACACAAATGGGTTTCCTGCATACAGGTAAATGCAAACATGGTGAGTATCCAAATAACTTCACACGGTAAGGTTCATAAAATGGAGTGTCAAGATAGTGAAACtacatcaaaataaataaatactcCATAATAATACCAAAAGTCCTGGTGTACTCTGAGGTGCAACATGGTATGTAATAAACCTGAGCAACCACTCCACCGATAGAGCAATAAACTACACTAGATGCAAAATCATCAACCAGATATCTAGTGTAAGCATTAACTCGATTGTGCCATGACCAATGCCATATTATACTTTCGGCCTAAATTTAGGCGAAATATTTCTGCATTATCATATTTTGCTGAACTTTTGACGACTAATGGACGCAATACTAGGTAAATCTCATATTGCAAATACGACAACTGGGGAACTCAGCCTGAATTCAGTAAGCAACCAACCAACAAGCATTGCATTTCAATGTTGCAGCAAGTAAAACTTGCTCACTGAATTCCTAAGCACCAACCAAATAGAGTTCAAGGTGTCACATGTCATTTGGGACAACCGAAATACAGAGCTATTATTTTCAGGGCGGTGAAGAAGCAACAAAGTCATGAAGTCAACAAGTACGCAGATAAATCATCTCCACCGACCACTGCTAGTCCTGCAAACTTCTTACATGAAGAACACAAAAACCTTGTACAATGAAACTTGTTTGATGCTTACATATATTCAGTATACCAAAAAATAGCTGCCAACAGAACACCTTTCTTTTGAAATGGATTAACAGAACACCTTTCATCGGCTAGATCATGCTTTGTTATGGGCAGTGGTGCTACTACAATAACTAAGATTTTGCTGTCCCTTTTTCAAGAATATAAGAATTTTCTAACGACATGGAGTCACATTACACATGATGCATCTAGGAGATACTGCAAAAGGTAATTCATCCTTTGTTGAATTTCAATGATATGCGAGATTTCACTGTTGATGGTAACACACAAGGTTCTGCAGTTCTTCCGCTTCATTACAAGAGGTAGACCCGTAGATCCACAAGTATGGTTCTTGATTTTGATTAGCGCAAATTATATGGAGTTACTACAGTTCAAATAACGTCCTGTCATCGATTTGTATTTTGGTCTAATCGTTTCTGAAGTAGTAGCTACACAAGCACCGCTGAGCAAGAACACAGTATACAGAGATCCCCAACAAATTCAAAAGCAGGCAGGTGAAATCAACCAATGGCTCCACAATGAAGCAGCGAACTCAAAAGTGATATGTATTATTACGTAGTGAACTTAACTCTTGCGTCCATAAATGTCAAACCTTTAGGAGAAAATTCGAGCTATTTAATGGGTAAAAGGGAATAATCTCTTCCATCATTTCCTATTTAGACCTTCTGTTTCTACCTTTGTGTCTTTTAAAATAAGATTAAAGCATGGACTGCCAGAGGCAACAGGTGACCAAATTGGCAACATAGGTGATCAGAAATGAAATAGATGCACGTTTCTTTCAATATCATATACATTGTACTCTACGGCTGTATGTGTAAATACAAGATAAAATGATAGATAGATATTTTGTCTGGATGCTTGTATAATAACCGAACAAGAGCATCAGCATGAAATAGAGGATATAAAAAAACCCCACCATTCTAGTTACTTGTTTATCTGATTTGTTCTAACAACCCAAGCATAACCGCAAGCACCTAGTGGTCCTGCTAAAGATAACACACTGAAGCAAGTGCTCTCTCAGTGAATGGGGTCAAGGAGGACATGCAAATAATTTGTCTAAATTACGCATCACATATTATAGGAATAGAGTTAATCAGATCTAAGAATGCTTCAGTCATGTATGCGCTACACACTTGGTTCATGGTCCTCATACAAAAGCTACCAAAGACTGGAAAAAAGACAGAGGGCCTAACACGGGAATGGAGAATGGGTTCATTCTCGACCATCCAGTAAACAAATTCGCGTCAAACTGAACGCTTTGGAACATGTTACAAATTTGATATGGACACAATAATCAAGCTTGTGGTATGTCATGTGCAAGTATGCATTATATCCCAGTCATGCATCCTGAGCAACATCTTACATACAAGATGGCATTACTTTTTTTCTTGCATTCAAATACTACGGAGGAAGGAGACATTTCAATCTTTCTGTGTCTCTTGACTTTTAAGTCTGAACACACCTCAGTATATGCACCAAGTTCAAGACAAGAGAAACAATATGTGGTAAATAAAGCAGAACAGAAATTAACTGGCAACAAACTGAATTCTACTATTTCTTTGATAGGAGAGTGTTCGCTATCTGAGTTGCTAGTTTCTACATTTTGTAAAAAGCAAAGACGATTGGAATTGATTTTTTCAATCACGAAGTCGGATGAACAGCCTTATGTCCGTTGTCACAGAAATTAACTAATCCCAAGCAGATCAGGTACTCGCCTTGCTCCCAATTGGCCCCTGCAATCAGAGAAGAGCCTCGTGCTCTGGCTCAAGCCACCGCCGCCGCGAGCGCACACAGCCAGCTCATGCTCTGCCTCGTGCTCAGGGCCAAGCCACGCACATCAAAACGCCGCCCGGTCGCGCGCATCGGGACGCCGCCCCGAGCCTCACCTAGCCCGCCCGAATCGCCCTTACGCCGCCCCCGCAGCGCCGTTCCAGCAGAGGCGAGAGAGGTGAGGAGAGAGGGGAAAAGGGACAGAGGGGACACGCACCTACGCCCTGCCGCAGCCGTCGCCCttcaaccgccgtcgccggagcgccACGATCTAGCCGACGCCGCACGGGACAGGGATGAACGAGGGATGGAGAGAAACCAAACAGGCAAACTTTGCCTGGAGTCCGATCACGAACGTCCGTAGATAATCCGACGGAGCCGGATCCTGCATCTGTTTGGCCAACTTGTCAACCATACAAGTCCTCCGTCTATCAactatagctggccaaacgggccggcccggcccggcccatctTAATCGTGCCTGGCACTGCCCGGCCCGCCGAGGCACGATTATTATACCGGCCGTGCCGTGCCAGCCTGCATGCTGCAGCCTGCAGCCTAGGCACGACCCATATGCTAATCGGGCCAGCCCACAGGCACGCTAGGCCCGCTAATCTGCCTCCTATTTTGCGCACTGGACGTCTTTTAGCCTATTTTTACCTGTTGGGCCACATTAGGATacgtaaaaaaaaaaaaaaatcgggccgtgccgtgccggcccgcgtgctcggccttcaggcccaggcacggcccctGGCGTGCCGCGTGTCGGGCCTGGCCCGTTTAGCacgtgccgtgccgtgccggccgtgctaccgggccggcccagctatcCCGGCCTGTTTGGCCACCTATACTATCAACCCATCGTAAAATAAGCCCCTAAAAAATTCAgtgtaaaataaaaataaaaattccaGCCAACTTCATCTTCCCGATGCGCAACAGACGGATCTAGTGTCGACGAAGGGCCTTTAAGAGTTTGTGTCACCAGATTTGTTTGCTCTCAATTGATTGGCTGTTAATACGACGACTTGGATATCTCTTTCCATGTTGTTCCGCAGCATTGTTTCGTTTCTCCAGCTCTCTGAACCGGTGGTGATGGATTGCAAGCCCGTATTGCGTTGGATGATGCTCTAGCCGATGCAAGAGATGATTGACTATTGCGGTGTTTAAAGCCTAGGATAATGAGAGAGTTTGCAGGTGTCCCTTTTCCTTACCGTTGGTTTAGTGCAATTTCAATCTTCGGTGGATAGTGTATAATTGGAAGAAGAAAAAGGCCAGTGTCACAACCCTAGTTGTTGGTAATGTTCTAGAGTAGCTAAGCAtagcatgcatcatgtttaaattcaaatgaatttgaaaccgagggattttcaaagcctcctAATTTAATTAAAAGGGTTAAAACCCCAAAATttcttcaatgaacccaaaatgcgcTTATAAACCCTAGGGATTTTGGCAAGAGCTCATCTTAATTATTTGAACCTATCCCAAATTTTTTAATGAATACAAGGGTTTATTGTGGACTTTGAATTAAATAGATATTGTATTTGATTTTGGGCTTACATTCAGCTATAAAAGAAAGataaaccccaaaaattctgaaccTTTTTGCATAGCGTCGGAAAGGTCCAGCGAAACTACACTTAAAATTTCAGAAGATTTGGCATTAATTTGGTCCCCTTTTAAATTCAAATCAGTGGCCAttaatagaaaacaaaaaataaaaatagaaaggttTTTACCCCATGGCCCAGCACTGTAGCAGGCCCACCCCATCAGGGGctaggtcttcttcttcctcgcactaGTCAGACGAGTAGCGTGTTCACCGCGCGCCACATCCCCTCGaacctgttgggaaacgtagtataaaagaaaaaaaatctgccaAAGGATCACTATGAAGACACAAATAGGTTGATCTAATCTTTACCAATGAACGCAACGAAGATTAGAGGTTGGTGGCGAAGTTGATGACGGTTCCTGTAGCTAGGATTTAACCTCCCAACCGCGATAATTTTTCTCCTCTTGATCTAGGATCAAAGAGATGATTCCTTTTTCGGTATCCACGCGTATGAGATCAGATCCGGCTGGACTTCGACATCCAGAACGAAAGCCTATGGTGGAGCAGCCTTACGGCGGAGGGAGTTTttccagagagagagagatttggcATTGATTTGGGTCCCCTTTTAAATTCAAATCAGTGTCAAttaaaagaaaacataaaagaaaagtaGAAAGGTTTTTACCTGGCGGCCCAACACTGTAGCAAGCATAGCCTACCAGAGGCTAGGTTGTCTTCTTCCTCGTACCAGTCGGACGAGGAGCGTGCTCGCTGTGCGCCATCCCCCCTAGAACCTGTTGATGCTGATTCCTGCAGCTAGGATTAAACCTCCCAACCATGATAATTTTTCTCCTTTTGATATAGGATCAAAGAGATGATCCTTTGTCGGTATCCACGCGTACGAGATCACAGATCCAGCTGGGCTTCGCCATCCATAACCAAAGCCTATCGGAGTATTAGATGTATGGTGGAGCAGCCTTACGGTGGAGGTAATTTTTCccttagagagagagagatttggcATTGATTTGAGTCCCCTTTTAAATTCAAATATGTGGCAACTaatagaaaatgaaaaaaatagaaaggTTTTTACCTGGAGGCCAAACACTATAGCAGACTCAGCCCACTAGGGGCTAGGTCATCTTATTCCTCGCACGAGTCAAACCTCCCAACCACGTGAATTTTTCTCCTCCTAATCTAGGATCAAAGAAATGATCTCTCTGTCATGCGTACGAGATCACGGATCCATCTGGGCTTCACCTTCCAGAATGAAAGCCTACCGGAGTACTAGATGTGAAGTAGCCTCACGTCAGAGGGAATttttctagagagagagagaggtggtcaATGGCAAAGACGACAGTCCCGTCACCCGTGGCTGTGGATGTCGATGATCGAGATGTCCACGAATCGTACCTTGCCGAAGATGGAGCAGTCCAGCTCGTCGAACGCCTCGGCTGATCCAGCCATGTAGTTCTTGTGCCCATGTCAAGGAACCAGACCTTGCCACACTTGTCATCATCGTGCGTTAGCGTGATCACCGACCTCTCCTCGTTAAGGAATGTGTGCCCCCGCGTGCGTGTTGGCGGGTCAATCTCCGCCAATGCCATGGCCGAAGCACGAGCGTCTAGAGGCACCATGCTCTCATGCACATCCTCGATCTGCGCCATCGTGAGCCGTAACCCTCGCCCTTCTCAGCCAAGACGAGGATTGCTGCCAAGGCCACAAACTCGTTATGCCGCTTTCTTAGGCCCTTTCCAGTGCTCCAAGGTGTACCGGTGCTAAGGGTGCCACATAGGCAAAAAAGTGATGTGGCAGatcaattaaagaggagagagagcataatggtgaccccaggaggaaacgatGCTAAGTGCGTGGACCTATGCAAAATGACTATCAACCAATGCATGAAGGTGTTTTGGTGTTAAAACATTAAATGAGTGAGGCTTAGCTACAAAAGTTAAGCACCCATGCATTGGGGAGAGTAGTTGCTAAGCTTTTAATGCATTTAGCACCCCACcttagcaccaatgcattggaagaGGCCTTATCACAATACCAGCATTTTCCCAGTCGTCTTCGTTGTCAGGACCACGTGTCGGCACTCCCGGCTGTGAAGATTGCCTCGATTTGCACCCGCGGTTGCCACCGCCTCTGCGTCCACAACTGCCAGCATTACCCGAGGCATTGATtccccgttgttgttgttgtttattTCTGGCCTCATAGCCCCCTTATGTCAGAAGCAGACGTCCGTCGCTAGCGCTCTCCCGACCATCATCTAGCCGGTCCTCGATCACTCACACAGCTGCCCCGTGAGCTCCTTGATGGAGAGTGTGCGCAGATCGAACTGAGTCTCTGTGGATATCATCACCCGCGTGAAATGGGAGGGGATGACGCAAAGATTTTTTTGGAcgtgtttggttttggtaattgatgacaatccctatggactaatggtgaaagagcatggtgcctccatgtttggttttggtaattgatgacaatccctatggactaatggtttgtCCATAGGCATTGCTTGAAGACCATTTCTTGGTTTCAAGGGTATAAGAAGAAGATTATGTGTTGACCGaggtgttattcaaggaattacccaaagattggtcatgtgagagttgagcctattgcaagcatgtcttgaagaagattgtgtgaacattcatgtttaccttcaagacatcatctatATAAAGAGAAGATAAGTTACAAGGTTGAtcgactaagtcaaagagtgattcaagttgatcaataCACAAAGTGTATAAGATGTACCGAGTGGGATCAAAtgatctcatggtatggtaagcattctTCATTAGGCTTTtagtactaacccatgatctatgtgagggttctttgtggggttaagtatttttccatgggcttgcatcaagatgAAGATCTCATATAACCCATGGAGGTTGATATCAAGTGGTGATTGACATCAAGGTTGTGTTGCGCAAGtttaagtggagcatcacgaagagatcacatgcttgaagcttgccgtctattgtggtgacaatggactcaTGAATATTTGCTAAAGAGTGGCTCGCCCATAGTTGAGTATGGGGGAGAAATCTACTAGTATTCATCGAGCcagcgcaatcaagaaaggtggtccaacttgaggtggacaatatcatcatcatcatccaggttataggatcgatagccgtactatcgggggggggggggctctcgagtgagtagcttGTTCGTATCGtgcgtagagagctcaaacctttgcatccttggcatcatctttcttggttcttgtttgtccTTTTCTCTATGTGAGTTTTAAAGCTTGTACTTATCTTCATGATAAGCTCAGGTTCATCGAAAACATATTTCCTTTGCATCTTCCTTTGTGTTTTCGATGTTGAAGTTTTTGTTTGTTCTTCACTCATGGAGGTTTTACACCTCTATATCATTGGCATATTTCTCTTGCCACTTCTGAAGATTTCCAGTCGTGATTTATCAGAGTTCATTTGCAGAATTTATGATAACTCTGGTTTTACCtgctccagcggttgtaccgctggtgtAGGCGGTTGTACGAGCCGGGCCGGTGCTTCCTGTGAAACCACCGCCTGAGGGGTGATTCCCTCGGGTAGTAGGGCTCCAAGTAGTGGCAAGGCGGTTCTACCGCCGTTCCACGAGCAGTTGTACCACTTGGAACTTAGCCACTACAGGAGCACTACGAGGTGGTGGTACCGGACCTGCTACTGGCTTTAGTACcgctcgagggtgattcctcttggGTGCTATGGGTGGTAGTAGGCGGTGGTGGCCCGATAGTTCCCATATGGCTTTGGCAAATCGGTATTACTAGTGGtcttggagcggttgtaccgctccagactTAGCCAGCACGAGTGCGTTGGTCTGGTGGTAATTGTACCAGACCATGTACCAGTTCTAGTACCGCTCGCGGGTGATTCTGCTTAGGTTATTGGAGCGGTAACTGGCGATTTTTGTCCGGTTGTTCCCGCTGAGCTCGACTTGGCATTACTATCAGTGTCACCTCTGGTTGTACCGCCTAGTGCCCTAAAATGGGGAAACCTGCAAAAAAGCAGTTGCACCGCTCCTTGGACCAGTTGTATCGGTCCTATGTATTTCCGTAGCATAATGGGCAGATTCATGgggcctataaaagggggtcttcttccccaacacCCCAAGGTTCTTGAGCAAGTTTTCCTCCATCATTGTTAACCTCTCGGAGCTTGCTTTCTCTCTATTCCCTCCATGATTCTTGCTTCtatttgagggaaaagagagaggagatctagatctacatttccaccaatccatctctcctctaagtgaggggaacactttggatctagatcttggagttctttagTGTTCTCCTcctttgttcttcctctcatattcctccatagcattagttcttatggtgggatttgagagagaaggacttaagCACTTCGTGTGCTCTTGCCATTGCATTTGatgcataggtttgagttctccatggttaTTCGTGGAAGtaaaagttgagaagcttattactcttgggtgtttgggcaccctagagcttgtttcTCTTGGGTGCTTTGGTGCCCTAGGCGGCTGGTGTTGTTGAAGCTCAATCATTGTGCTATAAAGCTTCGGACAAGCTTcgagagcctccaattaagttgtatAGATTGCCCCGGgcaatttgtacgggttcggtgaccgcccccaagggttgccaactatacgggttcggtgaccgccctcaagggtcccttagtggaatcacaacaccttgcattgtgtgagggcgtgaggagattacggtggccctagtggcattttggggatcattgtgcctccacacctctcTATCGGAGATTAACATcctcaagggtgtgaactttgggatacatcgccgtctccgcgtgcctcggttatatcTTACCCGAGCCCCTTACTTATGCaccttactttgtgatagccaaagtgttcatgttatatatcttgctatcacttagttgtttatattgcttagcataagttgttggtgcacatagttgAGCCTAGTtgatttaggttttgtgcttgataaCTAAACTCTAgttttattccacatttgttctagcctaaaccgtaattgttttaaagcgcctattcagcCCCCCTTTAGgcaacattgttggggaacgtagtaattcaaaaaatttcctacgatcacgcaagatctatctaggagaagcatagcaacgagcggggagagtgtgtccacgtaccctcgtagaccgaaagaggaagcgttagttaacgcggttgatgtagtcgaacgtcttcatgatacaaccgatccaagtaccgaacgtacgacacctccgtgttcagcacacgttcagcacgatgaagTCCCTtgggctcttgatccagtagagggtcgagggatagtttcgtcagcacgacggcgtggcgacggtgttggtgatgtgatccgcgcagggcttcgcctaagcactacgacaatatgaccgaggtggtaaactgtggaggggggcaccgcacaaggctaagaaacaactgttgtctctttggggtgcccctggccaggtatataaaggagagggaggaggccggcggccatgagggggcgtgccaagggggtgcccaactaggattcccaatcctagttggactccctttctattccaagaggggaaaggagggaaggagagggagagggagaggaaagagggggccgcgccccctccccctagtccaattcggactgcccttGGGGGTGGGGGGCACGCGCCACCCTGTGGcctgccctctcctactcccttatgtcccattaaggcccataacttccctggggggtttcggtaacccctcggttccctGATAAATATCCAAAAcgtcccgaaacctttccggtgtccgaataccttcgtccaatatataattctttacctctcgaccatttcgagactcctcatcatgtccatgatctcatccgggactccgaacaaacttcggtcaccaaaacacataactcataatacaaatcgtcatcgaacgttaaccgtgcggaccctacgggttcgagaactatgtaggcatgaccgagacacatctccggtcaataaccaatagcggaacctggatgctcatattggctcctacatattctacgaagatctttatcggtcaaaccgcataacaacatacgttgttccctttgtcatcggtatgt
Proteins encoded:
- the LOC123096110 gene encoding dolichol-phosphate mannose synthase subunit 2; this translates as MEMGDKAVGLVLTMTSLSIFTYYTFWVIILPFVDDDHFVHQYFLPQEYAIFIPVFAGVVLLSFLSIFIGLVMLKSKKKKAA